Proteins encoded by one window of Kwoniella dendrophila CBS 6074 chromosome 9, complete sequence:
- a CDS encoding ribosomal protein S10: MAFPTACSALAVFARPTVSNAVASSSRYLSTSVPRPASAPVTTTADIPEDAESALPVPFSKINKYLSFPPVKLHKPIHGVHVATLHLQSYQTYNLDLTTQFAVHSAHSLNIPTTLPAFLPSEKSLYTVLKSPFVKKKAQENFERKTFKRAIKVYDSSKDSIDLWLRYLRQNGLPGVGMKAYIHEYVEQGFGKKEQEQLQTQQDQTPNISEKKIQDAAQDLVKALSEEGSESSGQIKAVSDKQDANSKETVEKAVQEKLEKA; the protein is encoded by the exons ATGGCGTTCCCAACCGCTTGTTCTGCTCTTGCAGTTTTTGCAAGGCCGACTGTATCCAATGCCGTAGCCTCATCTTCTCGTTACTTGAG TACTTCTGTCCCTAGACCGGCTTCTGCACCAGTGACAACAACAGCAGATATCCCAGAAGATGCAGAATCAGCGCTTCCTGTACCATTttccaaaatcaacaaataccTATCATTTCCACCTGTCAAACTACATAAACCTATCCATGGAGTTCATGTAGCAACATTACATTTACAATCATATCAAACATACAATTTAGATTTAACAACACAATTCGCTGTACATTCTGCACATTCATTGAATATTCCAACAACATTACctgcttttttaccttcgGAAAAATCTTTATACACCGTATTGAAATCTCCTTTTGTTAAAAAGAAAGCTCAAGAAaattttgaaagaaaaaCTTTCAAAAGAGCTATAAAAGTCTATGATTCTTCgaaagattcaattgatttatggTTAAGATATTTGAGACAGAATGGTTTACCTGGTGTTGGTATGAAAGCTTATATTCATGAATACGTTGAACAAGGTTTCGGtaaaaaagaacaagaacaattaCAGACTCAACAAGATCAAACACCTAATATaagtgaaaagaaaattcaagatgCTGCGCAAGATTTGGTAAAAgctttatctgaagaaggtagtGAATCGAGTGGTCAGATTAAAGCCGTTTCGGACAAGCAAGATGCAAATAGTAAAGAAACCGTCGAAAAAGCTGTTCAAGAGAAATTGGAGAAAGCTTAG
- a CDS encoding YggS family pyridoxal phosphate enzyme, protein MSSPTSLEYTSDRAEELKENIESVQAEVDQAASSSGSKPRLVAISKLKPASDIKALYDAGYRHFGENYIQEMVDKAEALPDDIKWHFVGSLQSNKSKLAGSVPNLHVLETLSSTKVADLLQKSLPETRKSKLNIYIQINTSSEDSKSGLPPVSSDKSSEVIDLAMHVIQNCPGLNLLGLMTIGSFDASHDTSKPNPDFETLKSSRKELARILQEKGIENAPKENELELSMGMSADFVQAVKEGSSSVRVGTRIFGERPKKVTKAAPQ, encoded by the exons ATGTCATCCCCCACCTCACTTGAGTACACCTCTGACCGAGCTGAAGAGTTAAAAGAGAATATCGAGTCTGTACaagctgaagttgatcaagctgCTTCATCAAGTGGATCAAAG CCCCGCTTGGTCGCCATATCCAAACTCAAACCTGCATCCGATATCAAAGCGTTGTACGATGCGGGCTACAGGCACTTTGGGGAGAACTACATCCAAGAGATGGTAGACAAGGCTGAAGCG CTTCCTGATGACATCAAATGGCATTTTGTCGGGTCTTTGCAAAGTAATAAATCGAAACTTGCTGGAT CTGTGCCAAATTTACACGTTCTCGAAACCCTCTCATCTACCAAAGTTGCAGACTTATTGCAGAAATCATTACCCGAAACACGTAAATCGAAATtaaacatatatattcaaatcaacacatcatctgaagattCCAAATCTGGGTTACCTCCTgtatcttcagataaatcaagCGAAGTAATTGATTTGGCTATGCATGTAATTCAAAATTGTCCAGGATTGAATTTATTAGGATTGATGACAATTGGTTCATTCGATGCAAGTCACGATACATCGAAACCGAATCCAGATTTTGAAACTCTCAAATCGTCGAGAAAAGAATTAGCAAGAATATTACAAGAGAAAGGTATTGAGAATGCACCGAAAGAgaatgaattagaattaagTATGGGTATGAGTGCAGATTTCGTTCAAGCTGTAAAGGAAGGTAGTAGCAGTGTTAGGGTTGGTACAAGGATTTTTGGTGAAAGACCTAAAAAAGTAACCAAAGCTGCGCCTCAATAA